In Maniola jurtina chromosome Z, ilManJurt1.1, whole genome shotgun sequence, the genomic window cgtttaattatttcatcatcaacGCACGGAGGATGCCTTACTTGAgtaaatctttattaaaaatTGTTCAAAATAACATGGAACAAAAAGGTTCCCCTAATAAATTGTTATCATTGGGTTCCCCAGTCAGCACGAAGCTGCAGCAAGCTACAGTGTTGATTTTCAGGAGGAACCTTAAAGTGTTCATACAAATAGACGTCCAACGGTGAGCTTATTATGATTATcgtatatttttaaacatacttAGTACTTAATACTATAATAAAAACTACATAACTAAACGAGTTTCTAATTATACTGGTTAATAGAATTACTACATTTAAGGCGGATTTATATTTGACTGACGTGACGACACGTGTCGTGTTCTGACGCATCAGGATAATATTTCGAATCAATACTAACGCAGCTCTAGAAAAGGTCTAACGTTTAAAATGTTCTTCTATCAAGCGATGCGACTCTGACGCGTCATAATACAGCACTGACGCGCGCACGTTAATCTGACGTGTCGTGATGGCGCCGTTTCCGCACCCCCCGCAACCCACCGCTCTGACGCGAATCGGGATCGGTTCTGACGCGACACATCAGATGCCATCACGTCACGTCATAACACATCAATGTAAACgtttccatacaaaatgtatgataCCGATTCAGTTCTGATGCGTCACGACACGACACGTCAGTCAAATATAAATCCGCCTTTAATAGTACCCTCTGTTAAATAGAGCATGCTTTATCTGTTTTAGAGCGCTACAACATCAGAGAACAACTAtccatttatttttgtttggagCTATGCTCACCAACGTTATTGTACAACTCTTACTCTACACCGATCAGGTAATAGTCAATGGATTTGATGAATCACTATTCGGAGGCATGGAAGTATACAGGGGGATCAACAACACTGTAagttaatgaaatgaaatgaaatgatttattaatcaaacttttacatgtgagtttcatggagtcctggccccAATATtaggacagcccgtattatagaggccagtgccttcccatacaattgtttttaattaagatTGATTAGAATAACATAAtagtttacataaaataaaactgtaggTACCTGGACGATTTCGGTACGTTAATTAATaaagtattttgaaaatatttatcgGAGAAGGATACCTACTGTGTATTATAATCGATGTAGCGcccaaaacagtattttttaatttttgtctttctgtccgttCTGCATGCATCACGCTCTTCAACCAAAAACATgatgttttttattttctaaggcTTTTGTGTGAAGATGGTGGacgtattaataaaaaaaattgatttttattttcagcAATATGTTTGTGAAGTATTTTACTTCGTTCAGGAATATTCCATGTCTACGATATTCATGTGGATCCTTATTGATGCTGTTTTTATATCACGCTGTTTCTCTTGTAACACCGTACGATTCACATTTCCGTTGATTCGATACGCTGCTTTAAGCTGCCTTCTTCCTCTCCTGAACGTGGCCATCTGGGCTGCTCTTACAGGCTATTTTTTTGAGACAGAAACTAAGGTTGAGTAAGTAAAACGTTTGTTATATTAATTATCTAGCAATGCATACGTTGCAATGCCTTTTTCaatgtgaagtggtgataacaAAAATtaccggctgagtttgttgacCGACACTTCTCTGacctgggcgcatttggaaccctcgaagCTTTAGTTCTGAGTTTACGTAatttactaacataattatcTGTGTCttttatacatacaaataagTAACATTTAAATGTTGCTTCAACTATAATGATTGTTCGATGTTTTACGGTATATTCAAGAGAACAATTGTTTCCAGCTGCTGGTTTGGCTACAACTTTAATAAACTGTATTGGATATTGCAAGGACCACGCTTATTTGTTATTTTGGTAAGCAGAATGTtttttatctaataaattattgaagtatatattttgtaaagtgCGAAGACAGAAGTTTGCGAATGGTTTCCTAAATGTTGGGAAACTACATGACCCAAGACAAGGCAAAGGTCGATTGTGTGAAACTGAATGAGGGGATGACTGAGAAAGTCATCTGGCGTAACAcatttaaaaagttgaaaagttTCTCATACAATTTTCTATTGCAGATAAACGCGCTTCTTCTTGCTTACATAATGAAGATATTGATACCAAAGTTAAAAAGGACTCGCAAAGCTGACATGGGGAaactaaagtaaataatatctttattatcGTCACCATATTGATCAACCCAttactcactactgagcactagtCTCCTCTCAGGAAAAACATAGCCATAGTAtatcacgctggtcaagtgtggattggaaGACTTTATAAACCTTTTAGAACGTTTTGTAGAGTAAGATTTATCCAAAACACTATACTCACCCCTGCAAGCATTCTACCCCATAAGCTGTTTCAGTCGACACACAATCGATACACCATTATCACAACCCATTGCCAgcgcactactgagaacgaATATTCTttcgctggccaaatgcggattcacaactctcaagcatgcaggtttcctcactatattTTTCTTCTTTAATTGGTTGCAAGCAATAACTAATcacaagctgtgatagcctagtggctagAACGTCCGTCTTCTAATTGGAGGTCGGGAGTtagcaccactaacttttcagttatgtgcgttttaagcaattaaatatcacttgctttaacggtgaaggaaaacatcgtgaggaaacctgcatgcctgagagctctacatgttctcaaaggtgtgtgaagtctgccaatcgtttggccagcgcggcagactatggcctaaacccttctcattctgagaggagacccgtcctcagtagtggagcggaaatgggttgatcataattgATTGATGAATAACTAATCGCATAGCTCCGAAAAGCTAAGTACCTacacctataattttttttttttcaataacagGCTTGCAGTGAAAACGACTATCTGTCTACTTGTACTATTGGTGTTGACAAGTGCTTGCTCTATGATTGAAACAGACACCTGGACAATCGACGCATGGGTGTTTGCCCTATGGAGCTATACCGCGCATTTTTTTCGATCATTCCAAGGGTTAATTACCATTGTACTCTACTGTTGCTTGAACCACGAGGTAAGAACGATaactataatttatatattttgtattatttttacattatatcatattttttgttgtaatttatttttattgaaaatattacctacaataaaacttaaagctggccttatctaattactatacatcATCctacaccccactcgatacaatagcaaaaaaaaaatctattgacTTCCACTTTTTTTCGATGTTaaatccgttaggtcaattttttcttataaaatatagcctatgttacccggacctttacaacgactcaattgatacctcattcatcaaaatcggccctgtagtttagacactacggtgaagcacacagaatctggatacaaacatatacatacatgcatagactgctaaaatcataacccttccttttggctttgccgcagtcgggtaaaaagaaaataGCGCGTGGCCGATCACCCACTCGTCGGTCTGATCAGGTGGTcaccataattttattattgtttcagGTGCAAGAGACAGTTAGACGATGGCTGAATTTGTTTCCTCGACAACGTTCTCCTGAAAACAATGCGGGGAATCGAACTCAGGACATCGAACAGCAGGCGACTGTATCGATGATACACAACCCTCTGTGCTCTGACAccaagtatattaattattgccTATCTTACTAACATAAATGATCATCACATTGTCCTGCAAGCCTGTAGAAGTTCACTGTTGACAGTTGAACATAGACTCTAATAATGGCGTATACATGAAACTCGCTTTTTCGAGTATCCACCCTAGGGGATATTTTTTTAGGGGGATATAAACGGATTATAACTCTACATTTTTCTCGAACTCTCAACGGCCCATACCGTAACAAGCTTGCGATTCCGACGCTatgcctcaggaaggtccaaaagtcatttgtgggaatcttttataacaaaattctgcaatcaattttggacttgcctttacagaAGTTTAGAAATCTATCAAAACTATGCCCCTGAGAAAAGCATactatacaatcgaagattatgtaaatgataaaagatcGTGGATtcgacctgcagctcgctccagcaatgtgcgtgacttcaattacttttatacgtgGCATAAtatgaaatctttgaaaagtGCAACCGCTAAGTTTCTTGTtagttcttcttggtaggaaaggcattccgaaccagaggtAGATAGATgctttttgacgattcaaaagtacttgtaaatatttaattgaataaaaatattttgaattcttgaattttgaataccTTTTTCCAGTGAACGACGGCAAAGCACGGTATCCAGCCGTCGCATGCTAAGAAGGTTCCATGAGATTTATGATCAACGCGACACTCTAGGCCCAGAAATTATTGAGATGAATGTGTAAGTAAACagcatttttttataatcaatAGGTATAGCTTAAATAACCCAGTAACTAGTCAAATTAAACAAACATTTTGGCTGCTTAGGGGTAAAACGGTACGAAAAATTGATTTATCCCCTTGAATCATACCtttttaaagttgttttaaaacccttatgcaattaattattatcagacaGTTTTAGAAAAAACTACCGTTTAAGAATTGATGGGCACCAATGTTCTTAAAAACTAACCGTAGTAGTAACgggataatattatgtacctgaCCAGATTTTAAGAATGTAATAATAATGACTTTTATATTTTTCGTTGCAGCTATCGAGACGAGCCTGGACCGTCTAGAATTTCTCAAGAACGGGATAGGCCAAATCCAAGTAGCTCTGAAGAATTTGATTCAGACTCAGACTCTGACTCTGACGCAAGCTCTAACCGGTAAGTCAACAAATAGGTAAatagttaagtacctaagtaacatATCTATGTTTAAGGAAAACGCTGCTTCTATAATAGCAAAAGCGAGCGAGCGTCCGAAGTCCAACAGGCACGCACGTAATTCGCCTTCCCTTGTCTTTAGGTACAGCAAGGCGCAAGGCCCACTGACGGAGTGGAGGGGCGGCAAGGCGCGGCTCCTATTTTTTATCAACTTAAACTAAGCTTTGACAAACGgatgaaattattatattaaaatgaatCCGTTCAAGCACTCGCGGCGTATGAGTCGCAATGGCGCGCCGCGCGAGCCGTCGCACGCGGATCCAACTTATCGTCTGTCTAGCTTTAACAGGATGATCCAGTGGCAGAACATTAATTTATATGAAGCTATTCATACTTCTCTGAAACCGATTGTGTGTCAAAATGTTCTGTCATTGaaacatccgattaaaatccggcCTCACAGCCGACAAGATATGGGGACGGGCTGTCAGCCGACTTTCGGCCATGTTATCGTACATCGGCTGCCACACGGCGCACCACTCCTCTATTCGCCGCCAGTGCAGCGTTTGCGAGCGCGCTGCAAATCTACTCGTCGCCACTCGCTCGCTCGGTCTGCGCTGACCCTaacagtatatttatttatttattttaaaggcaCGTCCACACTTATAAAAATAGCGCGGATTGACAATGTACATACGCATAACTTTTACTTTATTTCCACAGATATAGAAGAAAGAAAGTTAGCTTCAGTGATGAACAAGACCCagatcaagagtgaataaggaCCACcatattcaattttaaataaCACAGGGAAAAGTAACTTTgagactataatattattgtagggACCTAAAAAACTAATAGAGATAGTTAGATATTATACTAATTTAGAATTACTTAAGTATTATAATCATTCAGTATACTGGTAATGCAACGTAAACtttacgattattattattatattatattatcatttaccGGTAAcccttatttttaaccgacttccaaaaaaggaggaggttctcaattcgtcggaatcttatgtatgttccccgattactcaaagacccctggaccgatttggaaattattatttttgtttgaaagggtttgaaaggtgcaggtggtcccatataaatttggtgaagatctgatgaatatcttcggagatggagaacagaactcctcaatggataggaacAAATTGCTcgtgatcagtgtaatagcttagtaaacagtagggttttaactgggcatagcatattatagtacagtggggccactaaaaattgtgaaatacaaaattttcaaaagaaaaataaaaccgacttcaaaaaccacaaacactaaaaagtaaaaaataacttttgtttagctacacgtgtaatgtacctaggtatgaagtcgggcgagcttcactcttggatttctaattttgttttaatatgctataatataaaaatatgactGTTtggattattatgtatttattaaattataattatcattATAACATCTTTCGGTTTAAAACTTTGaatgtatttactatttattgttAGATTTGTTGTTAATATAAGATATGttatgttataataaaatataagagaAACTATCGTATCATTTAGCCCTCACTT contains:
- the LOC123880458 gene encoding PDF receptor-like, with the protein product MKAITKQDIAKQTRILDICGCLISAIAILTSMIIYRAIPMPYLSKSLLKIVQNNMEQKGSPNKLLSLGSPVSTKLQQATVLIFRRNLKVFIQIDVQRALQHQRTTIHLFLFGAMLTNVIVQLLLYTDQVIVNGFDESLFGGMEVYRGINNTQYVCEVFYFVQEYSMSTIFMWILIDAVFISRCFSCNTVRFTFPLIRYAALSCLLPLLNVAIWAALTGYFFETETKVDCWFGYNFNKLYWILQGPRLFINALLLAYIMKILIPKLKRTRKADMGKLKLAVKTTICLLVLLVLTSACSMIETDTWTIDAWVFALWSYTAHFFRSFQGLITIVLYCCLNHEVQETVRRWLNLFPRQRSPENNAGNRTQDIEQQATVSMIHNPLCSDTNERRQSTVSSRRMLRRFHEIYDQRDTLGPEIIEMNVYRDEPGPSRISQERDRPNPSSSEEFDSDSDSDSDASSNRYRRKKVSFSDEQDPDQE